One genomic segment of Panicum virgatum strain AP13 chromosome 2N, P.virgatum_v5, whole genome shotgun sequence includes these proteins:
- the LOC120660137 gene encoding norbelladine synthase-like, which produces MKGSTVHEHETDVSASDLWAIYGTLRAAELLAELLPQVLAKVEVISGDGGVGTILQLTYPPGIPGLESYKEKFIKVDNENYIKEAQVIDGDILKLGFLSYMVRFEVIAKGPDSSVIRSTVEYEIDEAHPELEAMVSPAPFAAIAEKFSEYTKEKKLITQAAS; this is translated from the exons atgaaggggagcACGGTCCACGAGCACGAGACAGACGTCTCCGCCTCCGACCTGTGGGCGATCTACGGCAcgctccgcgccgccgagctgttGGCGGAGCTGCTCCCGCAAGTCCTGGCCAAAGTCGAGGTCatcagcggcgacggcggcgtcggtACCATCTTGCAGCTGACGTACCCCCCTG GCATTCCGGGCCTGGAGAGTTACAAGGAGAAGTTCATCAAGGTTGACAACGAGAACTACATCAAGGAGGCGCAGGTGATCGATGGCGACATCCTGAAGCTGGGGTTCCTCTCCTACATGGTACGGTTCGAGGTCATCGCAAAGGGGCCCGACTCGTCGGTGATACGATCGACTGTCGAGTACGAGATTGATGAAGCGCACCCGGAGCTTGAAGCCATGGTGAGCCCGGCGCCTTTTGCTGCGATCGCCGAGAAATTCTCTGAGTATACCAAGGAGAAGAAGCTCATCACTCAGGCAGCCTCTTGA